In the genome of Arabidopsis thaliana chromosome 4, partial sequence, the window TTTTCAATAAGATGAATCCGGAGGTAAAACATTGAACAATTCTTCATAAATCTCAGAACTTTGAGCTTTTTTGAATCTTAAAACACGATCGAAGTAAAAAATCGAATTGTTAGATGAAATGGGCAATCGTCATTTTCGCAAATCTGATCCGTATTTGTGAGATCGGATTCATTGGATCGACTTTGGGGTTTTGCAGGAGCAAAAGATGGAATCTGCATCGGATCTGGGCAAGCTCTTCATTGGCGGGATTTCATGGGACACAGATGAAGAACGACTGCAAGAGTATTTTGGCAAGTATGGAGATTTGGTTGAAGCTGTGATCATGAGAGACCGTACTACCGGACGTGCCCGTGGCTTTGGGTTTATCGTTTTTGCAGATCCTTCTGTTGCCGAGAGAGTCATCATGGACAAACACATCATTGATGGCCGCACGGTTAGTATTCTTGGATCCATTGCTTGACAATTCATCTAATTATCAGTCTTGAGTAATCGAGTGTTCTAAAGTCTCGATCTTTCTGTAATGATTCTGTCTTAGAGGTCTTATTGGTCTCGCTGCTCGTTAATGAGCAACGGATTGTTCTATAATCTCGATCTTTCTGTATTCATGCTCTCTTAGAGATCTGTTTGGTGTCATCCATTAATGAGTTTTAAGCAGCAACGTTTAGATCTTTCTGTAATCATGCTCTTTTCGAAATCTTCTGTTGTCATTAGCTTCTGGATTTGCTGTTACTGTTATAACTTGTGAGAATGTGTTGTTGCTTTGTGTTGAAGTGGCAATGTTAGTGTTAGATCAATGAGAAAAGAATGAAagatctttttttatttctttgttgcaGGTCGAGGCGAAGAAAGCTGTCCCGCGGGATGATCAGCAAGTGCTAAAACGACACGCCAGTCCAATGCACCTTATCTCACCTAGCCATGGTGGTAATGGTGGTGGAGCACGGACAAAGAAGATCTTTGTTGGAGGTTTACCGTCTAGCATTACTGAGGCCGAGTTCAAGAACTACTTTGATCAGTTTGGTACAATTGCTGATGTTGTGGTAATGTATGATCATAATACACAGAGGCCAAGAGGCTTTGGCTTCATCACTTTTGATTCCGAAGAGTCTGTTGATATGGTTCTCCACAAGACCTTTCATGAGCTAAACGGAAAAATGGTTGAGGTTAAAAGAGCAGTGCCAAAGGAGCTCTCCTCGACTACTCCTAACCGAAGCCCACTTATTGGGTATGGTAACAACTATGGAGTAGTCCCTAATAGGTCTTCTGCTAATAGCTACTTCAATAGTTTTCCTCCtggttataataataataatctagGCTCTGCTGGCCGGTTTAGTCCTATTGGTAGCGGTAGAAATGCTTTCTCTAGCTTCGGGCTCGGATTGAATCAAGAACTGAATTTGAATTCAAACTTTGATGGAAACACTCTTGGGTATAGCCGGATCCCTGGCAACCAATACTTCAACAGTGCTTCACCAAACCGTTACAACTCTCCAATTGGGTACAACAGAGGAGACTCTGCTTACAACCCGAGCAACAGAGACTTGTGGGGAAACAGAAGCGATTCCTCTGGTCCAGGTTGGAACTTGGGAGTTTCGGTTGGTAACAACAGAGGAAACTGGGGACTTTCTTCTGTGGTGAGCGATAACAATGGCTATGGAAGAAGCTATGGGGCTGGTTCTGGACTTTCGGGGTTATCATTCGCGGGTAATACAAACGGTTTTGATGGCTCTATAGGGGAATTGTATAGAGGCAGCTCAGTTTATAGCGACTCAACATGGCAGCAGTCAATGCCTCATCATCAGTCTTCTAATGAGTTAGACGGCTTGTCTCGCTCTTATGGCTTTGGTATTGACAATGTAGGCTCAGACCCATCAGCCAATGCCTCAGAAGGATACTCCGGAAACTACAATGTCGGAAATAGACAAACACATAGAGGTACACTCATCGATGTcaaacttttttccttttgcatCTCATCTGCTACATTTATTTTTGCCTGTTGAAAAGTAATTAGATTGATTAACGTTTTCAGGTATTGAAGCATAGAAAGAAATCGACGAAGAGAAGTGAGAATTGTAGATCAAGAAGAACAGCCATTTCCGTTGCAGAGTTTGAAGAGTTGTTATTTCGATATCAAGTAGAGAAAGAAACCAACTTTCTTCATCACAgtgagtttcttgttttgtttttttcgtcgTTAGcatcacaaacacaaaaaagagaagtttatttttactttaaaaattcTTACATAAGATAAGATCAGATTGGTAGCTGCAAAGATACAACATGgatgataaaaaaagatttggtttCGTCTCCATAGCAATAACCAGAGATCGTTGATTCTCGATCACTATTCTTTAggtttctctccttcttcttccatgatTTCTTGATGTTGTGTGCTCTGTTTGTAACTCTAattgttaaaattttttatgttacagattttttttttcttttggtttttaaactTTGGATTCGAATTGTTCATGGGaacttttggatttttctatTAGCGTGAGAGAAAACACATTGTGCAAAAGGCTCcaaaatgattattttgttacatttcATACTTTTTACCTTTgggtttcttttctcttctgcttACAGTATAATCTATTTATTAAGTACATGTGGTTAATTCATGATTTTAAggtaaaaaagtaaacaagcTTATCTTCCAAATTGGATTTGTTTCCAAGAAGACATTGGGGTTGTTACCAAGAATTTGAGAAAGCCTGAATTATTGGATCCTTTGACTAAACCAAGACACATTTGGGTCCAGGAAGTGACAATCACATTCACACAAATAATTAACCAATCTTAAACCATGGGACATTGTGATTAAGAGCTACAACATCAGTTGAACTTGAACATTATGAGACTACATCTTGAGCATTAGCACTAGCATTGGAAGTTAATGGGCTTCAGGCCCACTAAGTAAGTTTTCAGCCTAAGCAATATCTtcaataatgattttttatttatttaggatatttacttttaaaaatgtaaaaacaaaaagacaataaaagtttgttgacaaaagaaaaaaaggttcaaaagTCCCAACGGTCGAATCGAAATTCAGACAGTTCAAAAAGCCGCTCtccatctccttctctcttaCAGAACATAATCAGATCTCTCTTGCTCTCTCACCCTCACTCTCACTCTCACTCTCATTGTCTGAAAACCATGAAGTCTCCGGCGATATTAAGCGAGAACAGGTTCCTAGGCAGCATTACAAGTTCTTCCATCCGAAATCTGCTTCCAAAATCTATCTCAGGGAAGCAGAAACCAATCATCCAAAACCCAGATACTAAGATTCCCAGATCCAACGACGAGAACGCGATTCCTGTAGATCCAAACCAAAAGGCTAGCGATCATCACACCGCTCTTCAGTTCACGAAGCAATCTGACTCAAAGGATGGTAATTTCGGAGAGCCAATTAAGGTACTTCCATAACTCAAAAACCTTCTAAATTTGCTTTGTAGTTGCTTAAGCTTGTATGATCAGTTATAGTATCAGAGTGGATTTCCACTAATTACAGAGAGATCCTTTGGAAACTTTTAACAGGACAATAAAATGGGACAAAGCACTTTTGCTGAAGACAAGCGCAGTCTTCTGGATTCACCATTAAAGGTTGAATCAAGGAGTATACTTTCTAGAAGAACCAATTCAGTGCCTAGTGAAATTAAAGAGGAAGATGACGACGACTCATTGGGTGATCAGATTCGTGAACTAAAGgtcttgttttttgttactGTCATATAGCTGCAAATATCATCTGTTACATATTTGATGTGAGTTTGTTGTATATACTGACATTTGAGGAATCaatgttttgtaatttggtTGGTTACAGGAAGAGCTCATAAGAACAAAGTCGGATGGGTACAACAAAGCTGATGCAAGTAAGAGTGGACACTTTGCACGTGACAGTTTAAGTCAATTGAGAGTCAGTATCAACAAATCTTTACTCATGTCGTGTCCAAAAAGAGATGAATCTGAGGGAAAAGAGGTGATCGTGGATGGTGAAGATGTGCTGGAATTGAATAAACATATTGAGAAGCTTCACGGTTCTTATGATTCTGTTCACTCCTCATTTGCAAGTGCTTCATGCTATGAAGCCGACTCGATGAGTGGAGATGATGAGGATGTCTGCTCAGAAGACTTGGAGAAACCAATGCATGGAAACCATAAAGATGTTGACTTTGTAGATAATGATCCAAGCCAGCTCGACAATGTTGAATTCGATACAACGGGTAGTGGCATTTCAATCAGATCACAGCTTCCTAGTTGCGTTCTAGAAGAGCCAATTTTC includes:
- a CDS encoding RNA-binding (RRM/RBD/RNP motifs) family protein (RNA-binding (RRM/RBD/RNP motifs) family protein; FUNCTIONS IN: RNA binding, nucleotide binding, nucleic acid binding; EXPRESSED IN: 25 plant structures; EXPRESSED DURING: 15 growth stages; CONTAINS InterPro DOMAIN/s: RNA recognition motif, RNP-1 (InterPro:IPR000504), Nucleotide-binding, alpha-beta plait (InterPro:IPR012677); BEST Arabidopsis thaliana protein match is: RNA-binding (RRM/RBD/RNP motifs) family protein (TAIR:AT5G55550.4); Has 30201 Blast hits to 17322 proteins in 780 species: Archae - 12; Bacteria - 1396; Metazoa - 17338; Fungi - 3422; Plants - 5037; Viruses - 0; Other Eukaryotes - 2996 (source: NCBI BLink).), whose translation is MNPEEQKMESASDLGKLFIGGISWDTDEERLQEYFGKYGDLVEAVIMRDRTTGRARGFGFIVFADPSVAERVIMDKHIIDGRTVEAKKAVPRDDQQVLKRHASPMHLISPSHGGNGGGARTKKIFVGGLPSSITEAEFKNYFDQFGTIADVVVMYDHNTQRPRGFGFITFDSEESVDMVLHKTFHELNGKMVEVKRAVPKELSSTTPNRSPLIGYGNNYGVVPNRSSANSYFNSFPPGYNNNNLGSAGRFSPIGSGRNAFSSFGLGLNQELNLNSNFDGNTLGYSRIPGNQYFNSASPNRYNSPIGYNRGDSAYNPSNRDLWGNRSDSSGPGWNLGVSVGNNRGNWGLSSVVSDNNGYGRSYGAGSGLSGLSFAGNTNGFDGSIGELYRGSSVYSDSTWQQSMPHHQSSNELDGLSRSYGFGIDNVGSDPSANASEGYSGNYNVGNRQTHRGIEA
- a CDS encoding RNA-binding (RRM/RBD/RNP motifs) family protein (RNA-binding (RRM/RBD/RNP motifs) family protein; FUNCTIONS IN: RNA binding, nucleotide binding, nucleic acid binding; EXPRESSED IN: 25 plant structures; EXPRESSED DURING: 15 growth stages; CONTAINS InterPro DOMAIN/s: RNA recognition motif, RNP-1 (InterPro:IPR000504), Nucleotide-binding, alpha-beta plait (InterPro:IPR012677); BEST Arabidopsis thaliana protein match is: RNA-binding (RRM/RBD/RNP motifs) family protein (TAIR:AT5G55550.4); Has 35333 Blast hits to 34131 proteins in 2444 species: Archae - 798; Bacteria - 22429; Metazoa - 974; Fungi - 991; Plants - 531; Viruses - 0; Other Eukaryotes - 9610 (source: NCBI BLink).) — protein: MEQKMESASDLGKLFIGGISWDTDEERLQEYFGKYGDLVEAVIMRDRTTGRARGFGFIVFADPSVAERVIMDKHIIDGRTVEAKKAVPRDDQQVLKRHASPMHLISPSHGGNGGGARTKKIFVGGLPSSITEAEFKNYFDQFGTIADVVVMYDHNTQRPRGFGFITFDSEESVDMVLHKTFHELNGKMVEVKRAVPKELSSTTPNRSPLIGYGNNYGVVPNRSSANSYFNSFPPGYNNNNLGSAGRFSPIGSGRNAFSSFGLGLNQELNLNSNFDGNTLGYSRIPGNQYFNSASPNRYNSPIGYNRGDSAYNPSNRDLWGNRSDSSGPGWNLGVSVGNNRGNWGLSSVVSDNNGYGRSYGAGSGLSGLSFAGNTNGFDGSIGELYRGSSVYSDSTWQQSMPHHQSSNELDGLSRSYGFGIDNVGSDPSANASEGYSGNYNVGNRQTHRGIEA